TTCAGTTTGAAGATACGGTGGCGGCGCAGGTCGAGCATCTTCTCGGCTTCGGCGATGTCTTGTTCGGTATTGCCGCTGGCCAGGGTCCAGGCCACCGGCAAGGCGTCTCGCACACGGCCGCCGAGCAGTTCGCTCACGGGAAGATTCAGGCGTTTGCCCAATGCGTCGAGCAAGGCGCTTTCCACGCCGGACTTGGCAAAGGTATTGCCGCGGATACTGCGCTCCAGGCGCAACATGGCGGCGTTGATATTGCTGGCGTCCTGGCCGACCAACAGCGGTGCAAAGTGCCGGTCGATGTTGATCTTGATGCTGTCGGGGCTTTCGTTGCCGTAGCTCAGGCCACCAATGGTGGTGGACTCGCCGATGCCTTCGATGCCATCGGCGCAGCGAATGCGGATGATCACCAGCGTCTGGTTTTGCAGGGTGTGCATCGCCAGCTTGTGCGGGCGGATGGTGGGGAGGTCGACGATAATCGTCTCGATCGACTCGATGGCGCAAATCGGCATGGCAATACCCGTTGGGTTCTTTATAGGTCTGCGCTGATTCTGTGCCCGTGCTTTCCAAGCAGCCAATATAGAATTAGTCTCGAACAATACTTTTAAGGTATCAAAGGAGCCGTCATGGAACTGCGTCACCTGCGCTACTTCCAGGTGTTGGGCGAAACCCTCAACTTCACCCGCGCCGCCGAACGCCTGCATATCGCCCAGCCGCCGTTGAGCCGGCAGATCCAGCAATTGGAAGAGGAACTGGGCGTGGTCCTGCTGGAACGTGGCCGGCCCTTGCGGCTGACCGAGGCCGGGCGATTCTTCTATGAGCATGCCAATGTGTTGCTCGAACAGTTGAACAAAATCTGCGACAGCACGCGGCGTATCGGCCAGTGCGAAAAAACCTGGCTGGGCATCGGTTTTGCGCCGTCGACGCTGTATGGCGTGCTGCCCGAGCTGATCCGACGGCTGCGTACCCACGAGGCGCTGGAGTTGGAGTTGGGCCTGTCGGAAATGACCACGTTGCAGCAGGTCGACGCACTCAAGGCCGGGCGCATCGATGTGGGTTTTGGGCGGATCCGCATCGACGACCCGGCCATCGTGCAACGCGTGCTGGTGGAGGACCGGTTGGTGGCCGTGTTGCCCGCCGGTCACCCGTTGCTCGCCGCGCCCGCCACCCTCGCCCAATTGGCCGCCGAGCCGTTCGTGCTGTACCCCGGCAATCCGCGCCCCAGCTATGCCGACCACGTGATCGCACTGTTCGACGCCCATGGCTTGAGCCTCAAGGTGGCGCAGTGGACCAACGAACTGCAAACCGCCATCGGCCTGGTCGGCGCGGGCATGGGCGTAACGCTGGTGCCTGCGTCGGTGCAGGTGCTGCATCGGGCGGATATCGGCTACACGCCAGTGGTGGAGGCCACGGCGACGTCGCCGATTATTCTGAGCCGAAGGGTGAATGATCAGTCGCCGGGGGTGAGGCATTGTTTGCAGTT
This region of Pseudomonas asgharzadehiana genomic DNA includes:
- a CDS encoding LysR family transcriptional regulator, translating into MELRHLRYFQVLGETLNFTRAAERLHIAQPPLSRQIQQLEEELGVVLLERGRPLRLTEAGRFFYEHANVLLEQLNKICDSTRRIGQCEKTWLGIGFAPSTLYGVLPELIRRLRTHEALELELGLSEMTTLQQVDALKAGRIDVGFGRIRIDDPAIVQRVLVEDRLVAVLPAGHPLLAAPATLAQLAAEPFVLYPGNPRPSYADHVIALFDAHGLSLKVAQWTNELQTAIGLVGAGMGVTLVPASVQVLHRADIGYTPVVEATATSPIILSRRVNDQSPGVRHCLQLVEELI